Proteins encoded together in one Sceloporus undulatus isolate JIND9_A2432 ecotype Alabama chromosome 4, SceUnd_v1.1, whole genome shotgun sequence window:
- the HDAC3 gene encoding histone deacetylase 3 isoform X2 — protein sequence MTVSFHKYGNYFFPGTGDMYEVGAESGRYYCLNVPLRDGIDDQSYKHLFQPVINQVVEFYQPTCIVLQCGADSLGCDRLGCFNLSIRGHGECVEYVKSFNIPLLVLGGGGYTVRNVARCWTYETSLLVDEAISEELPYSEYFEYFAPDFTLHPDVSTRIENQNSRQYLDQIRQTIFENLKMLNHAPSVQIHDVPSDLLSYDRTDEPDPEERGSEDNYSRPEASNEFYDGEHDNDKESDVEI from the exons ATGACAGTGTCTTTTCACAAATATGGGAATTACTTCTTCCCTGGTACAG GTGACATGTATGAAGTCGGGGCAGAGAGTGGACGCTATTACTGTCTGAATGTACCTTTGCGTGACGGCATTGATGACCAAA GTTACAAACATCTCTTCCAACCAGTCATTAATCAAGTGGTAGAATTCTATCAACCCACATGCATAGTGCTGCAG TGTGGAGCTGACTCCTTAGGTTGTGACCGTTTGGGTTGCTTTAATCTCAGTATAAGAGGACATGG GGAGTGTGTGGAATATGTAAAGAGTTTCAACATTCCTCTTCTGGTGCTGGGAGGAGGTGGCTACACAGTTCGCAATGTGGCCCGATGCTG GACTTATGAAACATCATTGCTTGTAGATGAAGCTATTAGTGAGGAGTTACCATACAGTG AATACTTTGAATACTTTGCTCCAGACTTCACTCTTCATCCTGATGTCAGCACCAGAATTGAAAATCAGAACTCGAGGCAG TACTTAGATCAAATCCGACAGACTATATTTGAGAATTTGAAGATGCTGAATCACGCACCCAGTGTCCAAATCCATGATGTCCCTTCTGATCTGCTGAGCTACGACCGCACTGATGAGCCTGATCCAGAAGAGAGAGGGTCAGAGGATAACTACAGCAG ACCGGAAGCTTCCAATGAGTTTTATGATGGCGAACATGATAATGATAAAGAAAGTGATGTGGAGATATGA